One part of the Amaranthus tricolor cultivar Red isolate AtriRed21 chromosome 16, ASM2621246v1, whole genome shotgun sequence genome encodes these proteins:
- the LOC130803245 gene encoding uncharacterized protein LOC130803245 isoform X3, whose protein sequence is MGGCLGCCTKPQLIIAVDKPSKGLKIQGRAVKKSSIPEDIWSSSTYEMDNSAVQSQRSISSTSNQNLEPHGGRGSTSNPSEFVNNGLLLWTQIRQQWVGDKKARNQPKMREPRLSWNATYETLLGTNKPFPQPIPLPEMVDFLVDIWEQEGLYD, encoded by the exons AGGTTGTCTTGGATGTTGTACTAAGCCCCAACTAATCATCGCTGTGGACAAACCATCGAAAGGACTGAAAATACAAGGTCGAGCAGTTAAGAAATCGAGCATACCCGAAGATATTTGGAGTAGTAGCACATATGAAATGGACAATAGTGCAGTTCAGTCACAAAGAAGCATTTCATCGACGAGCAATCAGAACCTCGAACCTCATGGTGGTCGTGGAAGCACTAGCAATCCATCTGAATTTGTAAATAACG GCCTTCTTTTATGGACCCAAATAAGGCAGCAGTGGGTTGGTGACAAAAAGGCTCGCAACCAGCCAAAAATGCGCGAACCCAGATTAAG TTGGAATGCTACGTATGAGACTCTACTTGGGACAAATAAACCTTTTCCGCAACCAATTCCTCTGCCC GAAATGGTAGATTTTCTTGTTGATATCTGGGAACAAGAAGGCTTATATGATTGA
- the LOC130803245 gene encoding uncharacterized protein LOC130803245 isoform X2 — MHGSRGCLGCCTKPQLIIAVDKPSKGLKIQGRAVKKSSIPEDIWSSSTYEMDNSAVQSQRSISSTSNQNLEPHGGRGSTSNPSEFVNNGLLLWTQIRQQWVGDKKARNQPKMREPRLSWNATYETLLGTNKPFPQPIPLPEMVDFLVDIWEQEGLYD; from the exons AGCAGAGGTTGTCTTGGATGTTGTACTAAGCCCCAACTAATCATCGCTGTGGACAAACCATCGAAAGGACTGAAAATACAAGGTCGAGCAGTTAAGAAATCGAGCATACCCGAAGATATTTGGAGTAGTAGCACATATGAAATGGACAATAGTGCAGTTCAGTCACAAAGAAGCATTTCATCGACGAGCAATCAGAACCTCGAACCTCATGGTGGTCGTGGAAGCACTAGCAATCCATCTGAATTTGTAAATAACG GCCTTCTTTTATGGACCCAAATAAGGCAGCAGTGGGTTGGTGACAAAAAGGCTCGCAACCAGCCAAAAATGCGCGAACCCAGATTAAG TTGGAATGCTACGTATGAGACTCTACTTGGGACAAATAAACCTTTTCCGCAACCAATTCCTCTGCCC GAAATGGTAGATTTTCTTGTTGATATCTGGGAACAAGAAGGCTTATATGATTGA